Proteins encoded by one window of Synechococcus sp. MVIR-18-1:
- a CDS encoding MFS transporter, with translation MNRSPSWHQRQRTIFLLASGLSTAGSFAGLTAKGWILMSGTDSAMLLALHFAALSLPTLLVSGPAGVRTDRIGCEKVLIQAQWALLGAGLLGALSIPLLAGTAQVAMLLASTLLMGIASAYELTARNKYCALLVDDPRTLAPYLTSFSVVFNVGKLVGPPLGGWLVALTGPATALSLDALTYLLPIASVIWLLKPNRSLEQLSSNTRAATLKSAWQECGPVLRHVLKFTGLICVVGFFHPGLAPLIAANTLGPSPQDLGLFTSVLAAGSITGGIVLQRNSHKFSSRPGLTLGCFALITAVAQLGMASSTWIPIVLLMVWLIGAGTAGLLSSANLITQVGSKQVIRGRMAGLSQIAFLGGGGLSGLIAAQLTITLGLQATFAIAGGIGLILSVGEIWRRGGMPMNEVKSA, from the coding sequence GTGAACAGAAGCCCTAGCTGGCATCAACGTCAACGCACTATTTTTCTTCTTGCTTCCGGCTTGAGCACAGCGGGATCCTTTGCTGGGCTCACCGCAAAGGGCTGGATCCTGATGAGCGGCACAGACAGCGCCATGTTGCTCGCCCTGCATTTCGCCGCACTCTCCCTACCAACTCTGTTGGTCAGCGGTCCTGCGGGTGTGCGAACGGACCGAATCGGCTGTGAGAAGGTTTTGATTCAGGCGCAGTGGGCCCTACTAGGAGCAGGCCTACTTGGTGCCCTTTCCATTCCTCTCCTTGCAGGCACCGCCCAGGTTGCAATGCTGCTCGCGAGCACACTGCTCATGGGGATTGCCAGTGCCTACGAACTCACGGCCCGCAATAAGTACTGCGCATTGCTTGTGGATGATCCACGCACATTGGCGCCCTACCTCACCAGCTTTTCGGTGGTTTTCAATGTTGGGAAATTAGTCGGTCCTCCCCTGGGGGGATGGCTTGTGGCTTTGACCGGACCAGCCACAGCCCTCAGCCTCGATGCCCTCACCTATCTCTTACCGATTGCCAGCGTGATCTGGTTGTTAAAGCCCAACAGATCTCTCGAACAACTGAGTAGCAACACGCGTGCCGCCACGTTGAAGTCCGCATGGCAAGAGTGCGGTCCAGTGCTGAGGCATGTGCTGAAATTCACCGGCTTGATCTGTGTTGTTGGCTTCTTTCACCCAGGCCTAGCACCACTCATTGCCGCAAACACGCTTGGACCAAGCCCCCAAGATCTTGGACTCTTCACCAGTGTGCTGGCCGCAGGAAGCATCACCGGTGGAATCGTTCTGCAAAGGAACAGCCACAAATTCAGCAGCCGGCCTGGTCTCACGCTGGGTTGTTTCGCCCTAATTACAGCAGTGGCTCAGCTTGGAATGGCAAGCAGCACATGGATTCCCATCGTGCTGCTGATGGTTTGGCTCATTGGTGCCGGAACAGCTGGTCTGCTCAGTAGCGCCAATTTGATCACCCAGGTTGGCTCGAAGCAGGTGATTAGGGGCCGTATGGCCGGGTTAAGTCAAATCGCTTTTTTGGGTGGTGGAGGCTTAAGTGGACTGATCGCAGCTCAGCTCACGATCACCCTTGGCCTCCAAGCAACATTTGCGATTGCAGGGGGAATTGGCCTGATTCTCTCCGTAGGGGAGATCTGGCGACGCGGCGGAATGCCGATGAACGAGGTCAAATCAGCTTGA
- a CDS encoding cytochrome B6 produces the protein MLQPVSVMGVVIYLGLVGAGLVAAFVFSTLLRGIKLI, from the coding sequence TTGCTGCAACCTGTGTCTGTTATGGGCGTCGTTATCTATTTGGGTCTTGTGGGCGCCGGTTTGGTCGCAGCTTTTGTCTTCAGCACTCTCCTGCGCGGCATCAAGCTGATTTGA
- a CDS encoding B12-binding domain-containing radical SAM protein, which yields MRTLFVYPQFPKTFWSYEKILELVNRKVLLPPLGLVTVAALLPQEWEMKLVDRNVREVADAEWDWAELVVISGMIVQKDDMQQQINEARRRGIPVAVGGPYASSTPDAPEIADADFKILDEGEITLPLFIEAIQRGDSSGRFSAEGEKPDVTSTPIPRFDLLQLDAYDSMSVQFSRGCPFNCEFCDIIVLYGRKPRTKTPEQLIAELQSLYDLGWRRSIFLVDDNFIGNKRNAKLLLPEIKSWQEDRGYPFSFATEASVDLADDDEMMRMMHEARFESVFLGIETPDEASLEIARKVQNTRNPLDAAVDRITANGIRVMAGFIIGFDGEKDGAGLRIVDFVTRTGIPAAMMGMLQALPQTALWHRLEKEGRLIQDESAAKGVNQTNLLNFKPTRPIRDIANEYVEAFCALYEPNAYMDRVYSYYLKMGAPRWKGTSKLPTWTDVKALSIVIWRQGLKRDTRGRFWRYLFGMARQNPAMLEQFIVVLAHNEHFMEYRAIVQQEIREQLESLPPEEPSNSRELQPV from the coding sequence ATGCGCACTCTTTTCGTCTATCCACAATTTCCCAAGACGTTCTGGAGTTACGAAAAAATTCTGGAACTGGTGAACCGAAAGGTGTTGCTGCCGCCTTTAGGCCTGGTAACGGTTGCAGCCCTGCTGCCCCAGGAATGGGAGATGAAGTTGGTCGATCGCAATGTGCGCGAAGTCGCCGATGCCGAATGGGATTGGGCAGAGCTGGTGGTGATCTCAGGAATGATTGTCCAGAAGGACGACATGCAACAGCAGATCAATGAAGCAAGGCGCCGTGGCATTCCAGTGGCGGTGGGAGGCCCTTACGCCAGTTCCACCCCTGATGCGCCTGAAATTGCTGACGCCGACTTCAAGATCTTGGATGAGGGCGAAATCACCCTGCCTCTATTTATCGAAGCCATCCAAAGGGGTGATAGCAGCGGTCGATTTAGCGCAGAAGGAGAAAAACCCGATGTGACCTCCACCCCAATTCCCCGGTTTGACCTGCTGCAGCTCGATGCCTACGACTCAATGAGCGTGCAGTTCTCTCGAGGATGTCCGTTTAATTGCGAATTTTGCGACATCATCGTTCTCTACGGTCGCAAACCACGAACAAAAACACCTGAGCAATTGATTGCTGAATTGCAATCTCTTTATGACCTGGGCTGGAGACGTTCGATCTTCCTGGTAGATGACAATTTCATTGGCAATAAGCGCAACGCGAAGCTTTTGCTCCCAGAAATCAAATCCTGGCAGGAAGATCGGGGCTACCCATTTAGTTTTGCCACTGAAGCCTCAGTCGATTTAGCAGACGACGACGAAATGATGCGAATGATGCACGAAGCTCGCTTTGAAAGCGTGTTTCTGGGCATCGAAACTCCTGACGAAGCAAGTTTAGAAATTGCGAGAAAAGTTCAAAACACTCGCAACCCCCTTGATGCTGCTGTTGACCGCATTACCGCAAACGGCATTCGGGTCATGGCTGGATTCATCATTGGTTTTGACGGAGAAAAAGATGGTGCTGGTCTACGGATCGTTGATTTCGTGACCCGTACAGGTATCCCCGCAGCAATGATGGGAATGCTTCAAGCTCTTCCTCAAACAGCCCTATGGCATCGCCTTGAGAAAGAAGGTCGTTTGATTCAAGACGAATCAGCAGCCAAAGGAGTGAATCAAACCAATTTGCTTAATTTCAAACCAACCAGGCCCATTCGTGACATCGCCAACGAATATGTTGAAGCATTTTGTGCGCTGTATGAACCCAATGCCTACATGGATCGGGTTTACTCCTATTACTTAAAAATGGGTGCTCCCCGCTGGAAAGGCACCAGCAAATTGCCAACCTGGACTGATGTAAAGGCCCTATCCATCGTGATCTGGCGCCAAGGCCTAAAACGCGATACTCGCGGACGCTTCTGGCGCTATCTCTTTGGGATGGCACGTCAGAATCCAGCCATGCTTGAGCAGTTCATCGTTGTACTCGCGCACAACGAGCATTTCATGGAATACAGAGCGATTGTGCAACAGGAGATCCGTGAGCAGCTGGAATCGTTGCCCCCAGAAGAACCCAGCAATTCTCGCGAACTTCAGCCTGTTTGA